The Thermodesulfobacteriota bacterium genome has a window encoding:
- a CDS encoding class I SAM-dependent rRNA methyltransferase — MIPLVVKKEKIGPILARHPWVYSKALLYVPDGLRPGTPVKLVDESGKFIATGYFNSYSQISVRVWGYDESEKVDRNFFKKRIANALWVRKRYVENTDTNAYRLVNSEGDMLPGLVVDKYADYLVIQFHTKGMDQWRNEIIEALEEIVRPKGIYERSEIYTSQNEKPEEKYGAIRGKIPDLIKIRENGLNFLVDLKRGQKTGFFLDQRDKRKAFLKYARDAKVLNCFSYTGGFAVYALAGGAKSVINIDTSSDALELAKENVRINGFKTERMENIKGDVKKVFRDHKETYDAIVLDPPAFIKERTKKERGVLGYRYINRKAMDLLIDGGILVTCSCSYHLGLEEFRRLLIDVATKAKSSFRILEVYTHGIDHPVPLPFVEGEYLKCFFLQCFKN, encoded by the coding sequence ATGATCCCTCTTGTCGTAAAGAAGGAAAAGATTGGTCCGATTCTTGCGAGACATCCCTGGGTCTACTCTAAAGCTCTCCTTTACGTTCCGGATGGACTAAGGCCTGGAACTCCGGTAAAACTTGTAGACGAAAGCGGAAAATTCATTGCAACCGGTTACTTTAATTCCTACTCTCAGATCTCGGTGAGAGTATGGGGATACGATGAGTCTGAAAAAGTCGATAGGAATTTTTTCAAGAAAAGGATCGCAAACGCCCTCTGGGTGAGGAAAAGATACGTAGAGAATACCGATACTAACGCCTATAGACTTGTAAATAGCGAAGGTGACATGCTTCCCGGACTTGTTGTGGACAAATACGCGGACTACCTTGTTATACAGTTTCACACAAAAGGAATGGACCAATGGAGAAATGAAATCATTGAAGCGTTAGAGGAGATTGTAAGACCGAAAGGAATCTATGAGAGATCAGAGATATACACTAGTCAGAACGAAAAACCTGAAGAGAAATACGGCGCGATCCGTGGAAAAATCCCAGACCTCATAAAAATTAGAGAAAATGGTCTTAATTTTTTGGTCGATCTCAAAAGGGGTCAAAAGACAGGGTTTTTCCTAGATCAGAGGGACAAGAGGAAAGCGTTTCTGAAGTATGCAAGGGACGCGAAAGTTTTGAACTGTTTTTCCTACACGGGCGGTTTTGCGGTCTACGCTCTTGCAGGGGGAGCAAAAAGCGTAATAAACATAGACACCTCAAGCGACGCCCTAGAACTGGCAAAGGAAAATGTGAGAATCAACGGTTTTAAGACAGAAAGGATGGAGAACATAAAGGGTGATGTAAAAAAAGTGTTTAGGGATCATAAAGAGACTTACGATGCGATAGTCCTCGATCCACCAGCTTTTATAAAGGAAAGAACGAAAAAAGAAAGAGGGGTTTTAGGCTATAGGTACATAAATAGAAAGGCAATGGATCTTCTTATAGATGGGGGGATACTCGTCACCTGCTCCTGTTCGTACCACCTGGGCTTAGAGGAGTTTAGGCGCCTTTTAATCGATGTTGCGACAAAGGCAAAATCTTCTTTCCGGATACTTGAAGTCTATACCCACGGGATTGACCATCCCGTCCCACTTCCCTTCGTCGAAGGAGAGTACTTGAAATGCTTTTTTTTGCAATGTTTCAAAAACTAA
- the mog gene encoding molybdopterin adenylyltransferase yields the protein MKYKAAIVTVSDKGSRGEREDKSGPSVRALLEDKYLVEKIIVVPDEEETISTTIAKLIDEEGIDLVITTGGTGISPRDVTPEATKRVIEKELPGFSEIMRVESYKITPHGIISRGICGIRKKSLIINLPGSPKAAKECLSFVIDAIPHTLSKLKGSTEECGT from the coding sequence GTGAAGTACAAAGCCGCAATAGTAACGGTAAGTGATAAAGGGTCAAGGGGTGAAAGGGAAGATAAAAGTGGACCTTCTGTAAGAGCTCTCTTAGAAGATAAATACCTTGTCGAAAAGATAATTGTCGTTCCGGATGAGGAAGAGACGATCTCTACCACAATAGCAAAACTTATCGATGAGGAAGGAATAGACCTAGTTATCACCACAGGGGGAACAGGGATTAGTCCCCGGGACGTGACTCCTGAGGCAACAAAAAGAGTGATAGAAAAAGAACTTCCCGGTTTCTCAGAGATTATGAGGGTAGAGAGTTATAAAATAACTCCCCATGGCATAATCTCGCGGGGAATATGTGGAATAAGGAAGAAAAGTCTCATAATAAATTTACCGGGAAGTCCTAAGGCAGCAAAAGAATGTCTCTCTTTTGTTATTGATGCAATACCGCATACCCTTTCCAAGCTTAAAGGTTCAACGGAAGAATGCGGTACTTGA